One part of the Mytilus trossulus isolate FHL-02 chromosome 11, PNRI_Mtr1.1.1.hap1, whole genome shotgun sequence genome encodes these proteins:
- the LOC134690451 gene encoding uncharacterized protein LOC134690451 gives MMLKLAIVFCIIFGCTYAKSPADHFVSITASILGKSDNDFKNDLDSCAEMDYPSQEDISSGTGMIKCILDVVNDLCPEDTCTPGTRVSLVFIGWYKVEEKKECVDLDEDAAYDPSCHIRIKVRFASEILDYFDQLFWYLYDREVTEMTGCSEEKERSLQSPVSQRKKKNLRTRGDPSTPPPPPPPPPPPDMLLNKKAARDAGKINEAFMKSRDSGIFLNLKRKLRRFNSN, from the coding sequence ATGATGTTGAAGTTAGCTATCGTATTCTGCATCATATTTGGATGTACCTATGCTAAGAGTCCCGCCGATCATTTTGTCAGTATAACAGCGTCAATACTGGGAAAAAGCgataatgatttcaaaaatgACTTAGATTCGTGTGCTGAAATGGATTATCCATCCCAAGAAGACATTTCTTCTGGAACTGGCATGATAAAATGCATTCTTGATGTTGTAAATGACCTTTGTCCTGAAGACACATGTACTCCAGGAACGAGAGTTTCACTCGTTTTTATTGGCTGGTATAAGGTGGAAGAGAAGAAGGAATGTGTAGATCTTGACGAGGATGCAGCTTACGATCCTTcttgtcatattagaataaagGTGAGATTTGCTTCTGAAATTTTGGACTATTTTGATCAGCTTTTTTGGTATCTGTATGATCGAGAGGTCACAGAGATGACAGGATGCAGCGAAGAAAAAGAACGATCATTGCAGTCACCAGTATCACAgagaaagaaaaagaatttGAGGACCCGTGGAGATCCATCCACACCACCCCCGCCACCCCCACCACCCCCACCTCCAGATATGCTGCTGAACAAAAAAGCAGCGAGGGATGCCGGGAAAATTAATGAAGCTTTCATGAAATCTAGAGATTCcggaatatttttaaacttgaaaagaAAACTCAGAAGATTCAACAGTAATTGA